One Carcharodon carcharias isolate sCarCar2 chromosome 1, sCarCar2.pri, whole genome shotgun sequence DNA window includes the following coding sequences:
- the rnf170 gene encoding E3 ubiquitin-protein ligase RNF170: MEQHSEQLLGSRIDEFSLIEGVSNQVLLTVAITITMLGGLATFLYRTEHQNIHPENQERVRELRQHLEAEALNYQDGFERDRPQFYTDMSCPVCLQQAAFPVETNCGHLFCGSCIVAYWTYGTWLGAVNCPICRQMVTLLFPLFPTNDEQQESMQVIQNINDYNRRFSGQPRSFIDRILDLPTLLRHAFTELFSIGGLFWMFRIRIFLCLAGALFYLASPLDFIPEAFFGILGFLDDLFVIFLLLIYISIMYREAVTQRLNR; this comes from the exons ATGGAACAGCACTCAGAGCAATTACTTGGATCAAGAATTGATGAGTTTTCACTAATTGAAGGAGTAAGCAACCAAGTACTTCTGACAGTCGCTATCACCATTACAATGTTGGGCGGCTTGGCAACATTTCTTTATAG AACTGAGCACCAGAATATCCATCCTGAGAACCAGGAACGTGTAAGGGAACTCCGGCAACATCTCGAAGCTGAGGCTTTAAATTACCAG GATGGATTTGAAAGGGATAGGCCCCAATTCTACACTGATATGTCCTGTCCAGTCTGTTTACAGCaagctgcatttcctgttgaaacCAACTGTGGCCACCTCTTCTGTG GTTCCTGTATTGTTGCGTATTGGACATATGGCACTTGGTTGGGAGCAGTTAATTGCCCCATTTGCAGACAAATG GTTACATTGTTATTCCCACTGTTCCCAACGAATGATGAGCAGCAAGAGTCTATGCAAGTTATTCAAAATATAAATGATTATAACAGAAGATTTTCCGGTCAGCCCAGATCT TTTATAGATCGTATATTGGATCTACCCACACTACTGCGTCATGCCTTCACAGAACTCTTTTCGATCGGTGGCCTTTTCTGGATGTTTCGAATACGAATTTTCCTCTGTCTGGCTGGTGCCTTATTCTATTTAGCGTCACCGCTGGACTTTATTCCTGAAGCTTTCTTTGGAATTCTGGGTTTTCTGGATGACCTATTTGTTATTTTTCTACTCCTCATCTATATTTCCATCATGTATCGAGAGGCAGTAACACAAAGACTGAACAGATGA